A genomic window from Arthrobacter globiformis includes:
- a CDS encoding S8 family serine peptidase codes for MSAGIVALVASASIAPAASANDDPITPTPAQSFPSVPRRASVATPPTDQFIVKFKDPARAGSALRAQSFSRAAAKLGATARDLRATAGGARVVRTSKELGDGDAEKLLASLRADPAVAYAEPDFKLQAKVASPNDPAFNDQWSLSLNTGGIGATRAWDVTEGAGQVLAVIDTGITSHVDLNQNVLDGYDMIADPAESGDQDGRDANATDPGDWSTDNQCGDGTPGVPFSSWHGTHVAGIIAAATGNGIGIAGVAPQAKILPVRVLGPCGGQVSDIADAILWASGAPVTDAPLNLNPARVINLSLGGTEACPQTFQDAIDTATARGSIVVAAAGNEMAQASDSTPANCRNVISVAASGRTGALAPYSNFGPGVDITAPGGDMTPTSPDDSNSGVTNGILSTENDGDTTATETPGTNYYWSEGTSFAAPHVSGAAALLMAQMGPTATPAAVEARLKRTARPVTGGCPQGCGAGRLDAASAVLHFNTVLAAGDFNGDGKADVLARENSGFLWLYPGNGRGGWLARKQVGSGWNGFTSLVAPGDFNGDRRVDVLARDATGALWLYPGNGSGAWLARVKVGSGWNGFTAIAGAGDINGDGKADVLARDTTGALWLYPGNGRGGWLARTQVGSGWNSMTAVVGPGDLTGDGKADLLARDAAGVLWRYPGNGRGGFGAKVQVGAGWNSMTAITGRGDYSGDAKTDVLAVDTNGSLWLYNGNGLGGFSGRTGAGSGWG; via the coding sequence ATGTCCGCAGGTATCGTAGCGCTGGTGGCCTCGGCATCAATCGCGCCCGCCGCCTCGGCCAATGATGACCCGATAACCCCGACGCCAGCCCAATCGTTTCCGTCCGTCCCGCGCCGTGCATCGGTGGCCACCCCTCCGACTGACCAGTTCATCGTGAAGTTCAAGGACCCGGCCCGGGCCGGCTCCGCGCTTCGCGCGCAGTCCTTCAGCCGCGCGGCCGCCAAGCTCGGCGCCACCGCCCGGGACCTGCGCGCCACCGCCGGCGGTGCCCGTGTGGTGCGCACCAGCAAGGAACTGGGCGACGGCGACGCCGAGAAGCTGCTCGCTTCACTGCGCGCGGACCCCGCCGTCGCCTATGCGGAGCCGGACTTTAAACTGCAGGCCAAAGTGGCCAGTCCAAATGATCCGGCATTCAACGACCAGTGGAGTTTGTCCCTGAATACGGGCGGCATCGGGGCGACCCGCGCCTGGGACGTCACCGAGGGCGCCGGCCAGGTGCTGGCGGTCATCGATACCGGCATAACCAGCCACGTTGACCTGAACCAGAACGTGCTGGACGGCTATGACATGATCGCTGACCCAGCTGAATCGGGCGACCAAGACGGCCGCGACGCCAACGCCACGGACCCGGGTGACTGGTCCACCGATAACCAGTGCGGCGACGGAACACCGGGAGTACCTTTCTCCTCCTGGCATGGCACCCACGTGGCCGGCATCATTGCCGCAGCCACAGGCAACGGAATAGGCATCGCCGGCGTAGCTCCCCAAGCGAAGATCCTCCCCGTCCGCGTGCTCGGACCGTGCGGTGGACAGGTGTCGGACATCGCCGATGCGATCTTGTGGGCTTCCGGCGCGCCGGTTACCGACGCTCCGCTAAACCTCAATCCTGCCCGCGTCATCAACCTGAGCCTTGGCGGCACGGAGGCCTGCCCTCAGACATTTCAAGACGCGATCGACACCGCGACGGCCAGGGGATCGATTGTCGTGGCGGCGGCCGGCAACGAAATGGCGCAGGCTTCCGACTCCACTCCGGCCAACTGCCGCAACGTCATCAGCGTCGCTGCCAGCGGCCGCACCGGCGCCTTGGCACCGTACTCCAACTTCGGTCCCGGCGTTGACATCACCGCGCCCGGCGGCGACATGACGCCCACCTCTCCCGATGATTCAAACAGCGGCGTCACGAACGGCATCCTCTCGACTGAGAACGACGGCGATACAACGGCAACAGAGACTCCTGGCACAAACTATTACTGGTCCGAGGGCACCTCCTTCGCTGCACCGCATGTGTCCGGTGCAGCTGCGCTGCTCATGGCCCAGATGGGTCCGACGGCGACGCCGGCCGCCGTCGAAGCGCGCCTTAAGCGCACCGCACGTCCCGTGACCGGCGGCTGCCCGCAGGGCTGCGGCGCCGGCCGGCTGGACGCGGCAAGCGCTGTGCTGCACTTCAACACTGTCCTCGCCGCAGGCGACTTCAACGGCGACGGCAAGGCCGACGTCCTGGCCCGGGAGAACTCCGGCTTCCTGTGGCTCTACCCGGGCAACGGCCGCGGCGGCTGGCTGGCCCGCAAGCAGGTGGGCTCGGGCTGGAACGGCTTCACCTCCCTCGTTGCCCCCGGCGACTTCAACGGCGACAGGCGCGTGGACGTTCTGGCCCGCGACGCCACCGGCGCCCTGTGGCTGTACCCCGGCAACGGCAGCGGCGCCTGGCTGGCCCGCGTGAAGGTTGGCTCGGGCTGGAACGGCTTCACCGCCATTGCCGGTGCAGGCGACATCAACGGCGACGGCAAAGCCGACGTCCTGGCCCGCGACACCACCGGCGCCCTCTGGCTGTACCCCGGCAACGGCCGCGGCGGCTGGCTCGCCCGGACCCAGGTCGGCTCCGGCTGGAACTCCATGACCGCCGTCGTAGGCCCCGGTGACCTGACCGGCGACGGCAAGGCGGATCTGCTGGCGCGCGACGCCGCCGGCGTCCTGTGGCGCTACCCGGGCAACGGCCGCGGCGGCTTCGGCGCCAAGGTCCAGGTGGGCGCCGGCTGGAACTCGATGACCGCCATCACCGGCCGCGGCGATTACAGCGGCGACGCCAAAACGGACGTCCTGGCCGTGGACACCAACGGCTCCCTCTGGCTCTACAACGGCAACGGACTTGGCGGATTCTCCGGCCGGACGGGTGCAGGATCCGGCTGGGGATAA
- a CDS encoding S8 family serine peptidase, translated as MSIMRRTRFSAAIMSAGIAGLVASALIVPAASAADGDPHLPSVPRRPSVVTPPTDQFIVKFKDPARAGTALRAQSFSRATAKLGATAQDLRATAGGARVVRTSKELGDGDAEKMLASLRADPAVAYAEPDVKLQAKFADPNDQIFPFQWNLSAETGGIRATRAWDVTQGAGQVVAVIDTGKTDHVDLDANMLPGYDMIADASDARDGGGRDSDATDEGDWSTAGQCAAGSPEVASSWHGTHVAGIIAAAINNNEGIAGIAPKAKILPVRVLGPCGGRLSDIADAIVWASGAPVTGVPANPNRARVINMSLGGTEACSQTFQTAIDTATARGSVVVAAAGNERAQASTSSPANCRNVIAVAASGRTGALAPYSNFGSGVDITAPGGDMTPTAPDDPRSGIPNGIISTHNFGSQTLGTEDYAFAEGTSAAAPHVSAAAALLMAQMGPTATPAAVEVRLKRTARPMTGGCPQGCGAGRLDAASAVLHFSTVLAGGDFNGDGKGDVLARENSGFLWLYPGNGRGGWLARRQVGSGWNGFTSLVAPGDFNGDRRVDVLARDASGAMWLYPGNGSGGWLARVKVGSGWNAFTALVGPGDFNGDGKADVLARDTTGALWLYPGNGRGGWLARTKAGSGWNGLTAVVGPGDLNGDRKADVLARDGAGVLWRFSGNGRGGFGAKVQVGSGWNSMTTITGRGDYSGDARTDVLAVDTNGSLWLYQGNGVGGFSGRTAAGSGWG; from the coding sequence ATGTCGATTATGCGCCGAACTCGTTTCTCTGCTGCCATCATGTCCGCAGGCATCGCCGGCCTGGTGGCATCGGCCCTCATAGTGCCTGCCGCGTCGGCGGCCGACGGCGACCCCCACCTGCCGTCCGTCCCGCGCCGGCCGTCTGTGGTCACCCCGCCCACTGACCAGTTCATCGTGAAGTTCAAGGACCCGGCTCGGGCCGGCACCGCGCTCCGCGCCCAGTCCTTCAGCCGCGCGACCGCCAAGCTCGGCGCCACGGCACAGGACCTGCGCGCCACCGCCGGCGGAGCCCGCGTGGTCCGCACCAGCAAGGAACTGGGAGACGGCGACGCCGAGAAGATGCTCGCTTCCCTGCGCGCCGATCCCGCCGTCGCCTACGCCGAGCCGGACGTGAAGCTGCAGGCCAAGTTCGCGGACCCGAACGACCAGATCTTCCCCTTCCAGTGGAACCTGTCAGCGGAAACCGGCGGCATCCGGGCCACCCGCGCCTGGGACGTCACGCAGGGCGCCGGCCAGGTGGTGGCCGTCATCGACACCGGCAAGACGGACCACGTTGACCTGGACGCGAACATGCTCCCCGGCTACGACATGATCGCCGATGCCAGCGACGCCCGCGACGGCGGCGGCCGCGACTCCGATGCCACGGACGAGGGCGACTGGTCCACCGCCGGGCAGTGCGCCGCAGGCTCCCCCGAAGTAGCTTCATCGTGGCACGGCACGCACGTGGCCGGCATCATCGCCGCCGCCATCAACAACAACGAAGGCATCGCCGGCATCGCTCCGAAGGCCAAGATCCTGCCCGTCCGCGTGCTGGGTCCCTGCGGCGGACGGCTGTCCGACATCGCCGACGCCATCGTCTGGGCCTCCGGAGCCCCCGTGACGGGAGTGCCGGCCAACCCGAACCGCGCGCGCGTGATCAACATGAGCCTCGGTGGCACGGAAGCCTGTTCGCAGACGTTCCAGACCGCCATCGATACCGCCACCGCCAGGGGTTCGGTCGTGGTCGCGGCAGCCGGCAACGAGAGGGCACAGGCCTCCACGTCCAGCCCGGCCAACTGCCGGAACGTCATAGCCGTTGCCGCTAGCGGCCGCACCGGCGCCTTGGCGCCTTACTCCAACTTCGGTTCCGGCGTCGACATCACCGCGCCCGGCGGCGACATGACGCCCACGGCCCCCGATGATCCGCGCAGCGGCATCCCGAACGGCATTATCTCCACCCATAACTTTGGTTCCCAGACCCTTGGTACGGAGGACTACGCTTTCGCCGAAGGCACGTCCGCCGCGGCACCGCACGTGTCTGCCGCAGCTGCGCTGCTCATGGCCCAGATGGGCCCGACGGCGACACCAGCCGCCGTCGAAGTCCGCCTTAAGCGCACCGCACGGCCCATGACCGGCGGCTGCCCGCAGGGCTGCGGCGCCGGCCGGCTGGACGCGGCAAGCGCCGTGCTGCACTTCAGCACGGTCCTCGCCGGGGGCGACTTCAACGGTGACGGCAAGGGCGATGTCCTGGCCCGGGAGAACTCCGGTTTCCTGTGGCTGTACCCGGGCAACGGCCGGGGCGGCTGGCTGGCCCGCAGGCAGGTGGGGTCCGGCTGGAACGGCTTCACCTCGCTCGTGGCCCCCGGCGACTTCAACGGCGACCGCCGTGTGGACGTCCTGGCCCGCGACGCCTCCGGCGCCATGTGGCTGTACCCGGGCAACGGCAGCGGCGGCTGGCTGGCGCGCGTGAAGGTGGGCTCGGGCTGGAACGCGTTCACCGCGCTGGTGGGCCCCGGCGACTTCAACGGCGACGGGAAAGCGGACGTCCTGGCCCGCGACACCACCGGCGCCCTCTGGCTCTACCCCGGCAATGGCCGCGGCGGCTGGCTCGCCCGGACCAAGGCGGGCTCGGGGTGGAACGGCCTGACCGCCGTCGTGGGCCCTGGCGACCTGAACGGCGACCGCAAGGCAGACGTTCTGGCCCGGGACGGCGCCGGCGTCCTGTGGCGCTTTTCCGGCAACGGCCGCGGCGGCTTCGGCGCCAAGGTCCAGGTGGGCTCCGGCTGGAACTCGATGACCACCATCACCGGCCGCGGCGACTACAGCGGCGACGCCAGGACCGACGTCCTGGCCGTGGACACCAACGGCTCCCTCTGGCTCTACCAGGGCAACGGGGTGGGCGGATTCTCCGGCCGGACCGCCGCGGGATCCGGCTGGGGATAA
- a CDS encoding YncE family protein — protein MTPTDAHGNLRTGTRRRHRGKQISLHSAFLVVLAALLLLAPSAVAGPPPASAAAAPVAAATPKVLATFPLGKALSNAVVSPDGRRLYVTDVLAFDFLTHMYSGGVHVVDTASRRVLASINVGNGPCDIILNRAGTLAYVLNCMGNTISVVDLRSRSVVRTLDVPSGPSQMVLNAAETVLYVATNGMTVGLVILDVKTGRIIANIPAGWDPETVSVNAAETTAYTVNVADGQLTVIDLRARRVQSVIDVGQFAYGVTVNPAGTRAYINGFDSVIVVNLSTQKVVAQIPLTAIVAGRVHLNRAGTLGFSIAGHDGKAPAGGILHVIDLASNTVVGTAPVCFLGNPMAFEPSGQRAYIPCGNTLGGTVNFVQMPQK, from the coding sequence ATGACGCCTACGGACGCACACGGAAACCTTCGGACCGGAACACGTCGGCGCCACCGCGGCAAACAGATTTCATTGCACTCCGCCTTCCTCGTTGTCTTGGCTGCCCTGCTGTTGCTGGCGCCATCCGCCGTCGCCGGCCCGCCGCCTGCATCGGCGGCTGCAGCGCCCGTGGCGGCCGCTACCCCGAAGGTCCTGGCGACCTTTCCCCTGGGCAAGGCTCTGTCGAATGCCGTCGTCAGTCCCGACGGCAGACGCCTTTACGTGACGGACGTCCTGGCCTTCGACTTCCTGACGCATATGTACAGCGGCGGAGTGCATGTGGTGGACACGGCGTCCAGGCGCGTCCTGGCCTCCATCAACGTAGGGAACGGACCGTGCGACATCATCCTCAACCGGGCCGGAACCCTGGCCTACGTCCTGAACTGTATGGGTAACACCATTTCCGTCGTTGATCTCCGCTCGAGGTCCGTGGTCCGGACCCTGGACGTCCCCTCGGGGCCGTCGCAGATGGTTCTGAACGCGGCGGAAACCGTCCTCTACGTGGCCACGAATGGTATGACAGTGGGGCTTGTCATCCTGGATGTGAAAACAGGACGGATCATCGCCAACATTCCGGCGGGCTGGGACCCCGAGACGGTGTCGGTCAACGCGGCGGAAACCACCGCGTACACGGTCAACGTGGCGGACGGGCAGTTGACGGTCATCGACCTCCGGGCCCGGCGGGTGCAGTCCGTCATTGATGTGGGCCAGTTCGCCTATGGCGTGACCGTCAACCCGGCGGGGACGCGAGCCTACATCAACGGCTTCGATTCCGTCATTGTGGTCAATCTTTCCACGCAGAAAGTCGTGGCCCAGATACCTTTGACGGCCATTGTCGCGGGCCGGGTGCACCTGAACCGGGCGGGCACGCTGGGCTTCTCGATTGCCGGGCATGACGGCAAGGCGCCCGCCGGCGGCATCCTCCACGTCATTGACCTGGCTTCGAACACCGTAGTGGGGACCGCACCCGTCTGTTTCCTCGGAAATCCGATGGCCTTTGAACCTTCCGGGCAAAGGGCGTACATCCCCTGCGGTAACACGCTGGGAGGAACGGTCAACTTCGTGCAGATGCCCCAGAAGTAG
- a CDS encoding acyltransferase family protein — protein sequence MSRARLDSLTGLRFIAAILVVLYHASVTLVPEMYPLVSMGQTGVTFFFLLSGFVLAWSMNPNTTKRQFYWRRFARIWPLHALTALAAVVLALATQGDQSLPRLLASLLLVQGWLGDQQWVYAYNGVSWSLSCEAFFYTVFPFLALRLARLDPGKLFRVGATVFVAAVSLIAVLLALVPGFDWGALFYTFPAFRIAEFIVGVCLAIAMRKGWKPRFGIGVGAAAAIGSFLILEIVDGIAPWHTAGPLAGALCIPGYALLIAAYADRDRCGGRPTFASSPAMVKLGEWSFALYLVHELVLRTALELGPEGLAQRAAFAVVGIAISIPLAGAAYTFFERPIEARLRNKSSRGGPVADTHQPEETPTFVEPQAEPATSGASARS from the coding sequence ATTTCACGCGCCCGGCTGGATTCACTGACAGGACTGCGGTTCATAGCCGCCATACTCGTGGTTCTGTACCACGCTTCAGTGACGCTGGTGCCCGAGATGTACCCGCTCGTGTCCATGGGACAGACCGGCGTGACCTTCTTCTTCCTGCTGTCCGGGTTCGTGCTCGCCTGGTCCATGAACCCAAACACGACCAAACGCCAGTTCTACTGGCGCCGGTTCGCCCGGATCTGGCCGCTGCACGCGCTCACTGCGCTGGCCGCCGTCGTCCTTGCCCTCGCCACCCAGGGTGACCAGTCCCTGCCCAGGCTCCTCGCCTCACTTCTCCTCGTCCAGGGCTGGCTCGGCGACCAGCAGTGGGTCTACGCCTACAACGGGGTGTCCTGGTCGCTCTCCTGCGAAGCGTTCTTCTACACGGTGTTCCCGTTCCTGGCGCTACGGCTTGCACGCCTCGACCCGGGGAAGCTCTTCCGCGTCGGCGCCACGGTCTTCGTTGCCGCGGTGTCCCTCATTGCCGTCCTGCTCGCGCTCGTCCCCGGCTTCGACTGGGGAGCCCTGTTCTACACGTTCCCCGCCTTCAGGATTGCCGAGTTCATCGTGGGCGTGTGCCTGGCCATCGCCATGCGGAAAGGCTGGAAGCCCAGGTTCGGCATCGGTGTCGGAGCGGCCGCGGCCATCGGTTCGTTCCTTATCCTCGAGATCGTCGACGGCATCGCGCCCTGGCATACGGCGGGGCCGCTGGCGGGCGCGCTCTGCATTCCCGGCTACGCCCTGCTGATTGCGGCCTATGCGGACCGTGACCGCTGCGGAGGCCGCCCCACCTTCGCCAGTTCCCCTGCAATGGTCAAACTGGGCGAATGGTCCTTCGCCCTCTACCTGGTCCACGAACTCGTACTCCGCACGGCCCTGGAACTCGGCCCCGAGGGCCTTGCCCAGCGGGCCGCGTTCGCCGTCGTCGGAATTGCCATCTCCATCCCGCTCGCTGGCGCCGCCTACACCTTCTTCGAGCGTCCCATCGAGGCGCGGCTGCGGAACAAGAGCTCCCGAGGCGGCCCCGTGGCCGATACGCACCAGCCCGAGGAGACGCCAACCTTCGTCGAACCGCAGGCCGAGCCGGCTACTTCTGGGGCATCTGCACGAAGTTGA